Proteins encoded by one window of Cannabis sativa cultivar Pink pepper isolate KNU-18-1 chromosome 4, ASM2916894v1, whole genome shotgun sequence:
- the LOC115715183 gene encoding aldehyde dehydrogenase family 3 member F1: protein MEIILGEVRESFKSGKTRSLEWRKKQLIALIDLIQDNEEKLSKALFHDLGKHPAEAYRDEIGVVLKSADYTLSNVEKWVAPKKCPIPLVFFPAKGELQPEPLGVILIFSCWNFPISLALDPLIGAISAGNAVVLKPSDQAPACSSVLANLIPLYMDSKAIQVIEGGPQICEKILLHKWDKIFFTGSAQIGRIVMTAAAKHLTPVTLELGGKCPTILDSLSTTSDLKVAVKRIAGAKWGPCSGQACIAVDYLLVEANFAPTVIEMLKKTIKRFYGEKPIESKSLARIVNQRHFERLTGFLKDPLVAASIIHGGSFDEDNLMIEPTMLLDPPLDAAIMNEEIFGPFLPIITLNKIEESIEFIKSRPKPLTIYAFTKDEKFKRRILSETSSGTVMFNDVLIQFLCDTLPFGGVDQSGFGRYHGKYSFDTFSHEKAIMQGSFLIEIEPRYPPWTDFKMKFIRLAYRLNYFGILLLLLGLKK from the exons ATGGAAATAATTTTGGGAGAAGTAAGGGAGAGTTTCAAAAGTGGCAAAACTCGAAGTTTAGAATGGAGAAAAAAACAACTCATAGCACTCATTGATCTTATCCAAGATAATGAAGAAAAGCTCTCTAAAGCTCTCTTTCATGATCTTGGTAAACACCCTGCTGAAGCTTACAGAGATGAG attGGGGTAGTGTTGAAATCTGCAGACTATACTTTGAGCAACGTAGAGAAATGGGTTGCTCCTAAAAAG TGTCCAATCCCACTGGTTTTTTTCCCTGCAAAAGGAGAATTGCAGCCTGAACCACTTGGCGTTATTCTAATATTTTCTTGTTGGAACTTTCCTATAT CTTTGGCATTGGACCCATTGATTGGAGCAATATCAGCAGGAAATGCAGTGGTTCTTAAGCCATCAGATCAAGCCCCAGCTTGCTCTTCTGTTCTTGCTAATCTTATCCCTCTTTACATGGATTCCAAAGCTATTCAAGTCATTGAGGGAGGACCTCAAATCTGTGAAAAAATCCTACTTCACAAGTGGGATAAGATCTTTTTTACTG GGAGTGCACAAATTGGACGCATAGTAATGACTGCTGCTGCTAAGCATTTAACACCTGTTACTTTGGAGCTTGGAGGAAAATGTCCCACCATACTAGATTCCCTTTCAACAACTTCAGATTTAAAG GTTGCAGTGAAAAGAATAGCTGGAGCAAAATGGGGGCCTTGTAGTGGACAAGCATGTATAGCAGTTGATTATCTTCTGGTCGAGGCAAACTTTGCTCCAACTGTG ATTGAAATGTTAAAGAAAACTATCAAGAGATTTTATGGTGAGAAACCAATAGAGTCAAAGAGCCTAGCCAGAATAGTAAATCAACGCCATTTTGAGAGACTAACAGGCTTTCTCAAGGACCCTCTTGTTGCAGCTTCAATTATACATGGTGGCTCTTTCGATGAAGATAACTT GATGATTGAGCCAACCATGTTGTTAGATCCTCCTCTTGACGCTGCCATCATGAATGAAGAGATATTTGGTCCATTTCTTCCTATTATCACT TTGAATAAGATTGAAGAAAGTATAGAGTTCATAAAGTCGAGGCCAAAACCTCTAACTATCTATGCATTCACCAAAGAtgaaaaattcaagagaaggattttATCAGAAACATCTTCTGGAACTGTCATGTTCAACGATGTTTTGATTCAA TTTTTATGTGATACGCTGCCGTTTGGTGGTGTGGATCAGAGTGGTTTTGGAAGGTATCATGGGAAGTATTCATTTGACACATTCAGCCATGAAAAGGCCATCATGCAAGGAAGTTTCTTGATTGAGATTGAGCCAAGGTATCCACCATGGACTGATTTTAAGATGAAGTTTATCAGACTTGCTTACAGGCTTAATTACTTTGGCATTCTCCTGCTTCTACTTGGTCTCAAAAAATAG